CGAACTCGTCGGCCCCGTCCGCGGCGGGCTCGCGCAGGTGAACGTCGTCGTGAGCCTGATCTTCTCGGGGATGAGCGGCTCCGCGGTCGCCGACGCGGCCGGCATCGGCAGCGTCGAGTACGAGGCGATGACCTCGAACGGCTACGCCGGCGACGACGCCGTCGGGATCACGGGCGCCTCCTCGATCATCGGGCCGATCATCCCGCCGAGCATCCCGATCGTCGTCTACGCCGTCCTCGCCCAGGAGTCGATCGGGACGCTGTTCATCGCCGGCGTCGTCCCCGGGGTCCTGATGGCGCTCGCGATGGCGGCGACCGTCTACTACCTGGCCCGCACCGGCGACTGGCCCCAGGAGGGCTCCTACGACCTCTCGGCGCTCCTGGAGTCGTTCGTCAAGGCCGTGCCGGGGCTCATCACGCCGCTCATCATCGTCGGTGGCATCCTCGCCGGCATCTTCACCGCGACGGAGGCCGCGCTGGTCGCCGTCGTGTACGCGATCTTCCTGGGCTTCGTCTACTACCGGTCGATCACGCTCTCGGACCTCTTCGAGGTGAGCAAGGACACCTTTGAGGACACCGCGAGCATCGTGGTCATCTTCGGGTTCGCGAACCTCTATGCCTACTGGCTGACGCTCGCCGGCATCCCGGATCTCATCGGGGGCATCATCACCGGGATCGGCGCGGGGCCGACCGTGACGATGCTGCTCTTGGCGCTCGTCCTCCTGGTCCTCGGGACGTTTATGGAGGGGACGGCGGTGCTCCTGATTATGGTCCCGATGCTGGTCCCGCTGTACCCCGAACTCGGGATCGACCCGATCCACTTCGGGATCGTGATGGTGGTCACGCTGATGTACGGGCTCATCACGCCGCCGTTCGGCCTCATCCTGTTCGTCCTCGAACGGGTGACAGACGAGTCCCTCGACGAGGTGATGCGGTCGATGCTCCCGTACTACCTCCCGCTTGCCTTCGTGCTTCTCCTCCTCATCCTCCTGCCGGAGCTCGCGCTCGCGCTCCCGCGGGCGTTCGGCCTGCTCTGATCGGTCGCTGATCGATCGCCCTTTCGGATTCACCCCTGCCGCGGACGCGTCGACGTCGCCCTCGCGTCGCGTTTTCTTCCCTCGGCTTCAGATCACGATCCCGGATTTCAACAGCGCGATGACGACCGTCACGATCGGAATCGACGCCAGCGTCGTCACGAAGACGCTCGCCGAGACGAACTCCGGCAGCCGCACGCCGCCGACCGTCGTGTCGCCGGCGAACTCCACGACGAAGATGACCGGCGCGACCGCGACCGGCATCGCCGTCAGCAGGACGAACACCTCCGCGACCACCGCGTTCTGAAATCCGAGCGCGACGGCGACGACGAGGCCGACGAGCGGGGAGACGCCGAAGCGGAACAGCGTGGGCGTCACCGTCATCGAGAGCGCGCCCCGGTACTCCGTCTCCGAGAGTTGGATGCCCAAGATCAGGAGCATCACCGGAATCGACGCCTCGCCGACGAGGCCGAGGGTCTCCATCAGCGCCGAATCGGCCGGCGGGACCACGCCGGCGGCCCGCGCTACGATCGCCAGCCCCACGGCGTAGACGAGCGGATAGCGGAGCACTCGCTTGAGGACGGTGGCGCCGGCCTCGTCGTCCGAGTTCAGCGCGATGAACAGCCCGAGGGTGAACACCAGCGCGCCGTGGACGGCGGCGAAGAGGACCGCCGTCTGTCGGCCGAGATCGCCGTACGCGAAGTCGGCCAGGGGAATCCCGAGCGCGCCGGTGTTGCCGAAGACGGCGACGAGCAGGAAGGTGTTCAACACCGCGTCCTCCTTGCCCGTCGCCCGCCCGTAGAGCCAACTCACCGCGAGGAGTCCGAAGATGAACGCGCCGACGCCCGCGGTGATCCGCAGCAGCGTGCCGGCACCCAGATCGGTGAGGGTGATGCTGTGGATCACGAGCGCCGGCGTCAGGACGAACAGCGAGAGCGTGTTCAGCGGCCCGGGATCGATGTCCTGGGCCCGGTCGAGCGCGAATCCGGCGGCGAGAATCAGCAGGATCGGGACGATAGCGGAGACGATGATGCCGAGCGGCGATGCCATCACACGCGGGTCGACCACCGACGATAAAAGGCCTGTCCCTCGCGGCGCCCGGCGGGTATCTCACGATAAAAATATAAGAAGGATGGGGTCGAACGGCGAATATGGTTATCGTAGCCGCAGTCGACAGCGGTGGTCAAGCACAGGCCGTCCTCAGCGAGGCCGACACGCTGGCCCGGCAGTTCGACGAGCCCATCCACGTGCTCCACGTGATGACGCGCTCGGAGGCGATCCAGGAGGAAGAAGACAGCTACACCCACACCGACGAGGCCGTCTCGGTCGACACCCTGCGGGACCGAGCGGCGAGCGTCGCGTCGGACCTGATCGAGGAACACGCCCCGAGCGCCGAGACGGAAGCCATCGGACGGATCGGTGACCCGGCAGACGAGATCGTCGCCTACGCCGACGACGTCGAGGCGCGGTACATCGTCGTCAGCCCCCAACAGCGGAGTCAGACCGGCAAGATCCTCTTCGGCAGCGTGGCCCAGTCGGTCCTGCTGAACGCCGGCTGTCCCGTCGTCTCGCTCCGCTCGGAGTCGGTGTAGTCCCGGCGGACCGTCTCGTTTTTTGGACCAGCCTCCCGCTGGCGGCGACACGCCCGACCGTCGATTTCCTTCCGTCGACCGTTTCGGGAGCGCAGACGCGACTCCTCCGATAGAAGCGACTGCGGGATCGTCGGAGCAAAAAAGACGCGTCGAACGGAGAGACGGACTCAGCCCGCGATCAGGCCAGGTCCTGGACGTCGCTGATGCTCACGGCCCAGCGGGACTCCGAGAGCTCTTCGAGCGCGGGCTGGCCGGCCTCGACGAAGGCGTCGCGGTCGACGTCCTCGGCGGGGACGACCGTGGTGCCTTCCTCTTCGGCCTGGGCGTACAGCTCCTCCTCGCGGGACTTGATGTCGCTCGTCATCCCCTCGACGGCGTCGGCGGCGGTCGAGGTGATGAGCTCCTGGTCGTCGTCGCTCAGGCCCTGGAAGAACTCCTCGTTGTAGAGGAAGTGCTTCGTGTCGAGCAGGTGGTTGGTGACGCTGAAGTGGGACTGGACCTCATAGAGGCTGACGGCCAGGAACTGCGAGATCGGCCCCTCGGAGGCGTCGACGACGCCGGTCTGGAGGGCGGAGTAGAGCTCGTCGTAGGCGACCGGCGTGACGTCGGCGCCGATCTCGTCCCAGACGGTCGTCCAGGTCTCGTACTGGGGCAGTCGGAGCTTCATTCCCTGGACGTCCTCGGGGCTCGTGACCGGCGAGTTGCTGGTGTAACAGCGGTTCCCGACGTAGAAGGCGTCGCCGAGTCGAATGCCGTTGTCCAGGAGGATGCCGTTCAGGCCGTCCTCGGGCTTGAGGAACTCCTCGGTCACGGCGTGGTAGTGCTCCATGTCCTCGATGACGAACGGGTCGCCCGCGAAGGAGTACTCCGTGGCGAACCGCTGGGAGAGCGCCGTCGGGCTCTCGTGGAGGATGTCGACGGTGCCCGCTTCGAGCGCGTCGAGGTTGTCCTCGGTCCCGCCGAGCGTCGCCGCCTGGAGGTCGACCGTGATGCGACCGTCGGTCTCTTCTTCGATGACGTCGATGAAGTGCTCCTGGGCCGCCTGGACGGAGACGTTCTCCGGCGGCTGGGTGGTCGCGAAGGTGATCTCGAACTCCTCGGCGCTGCTCCCGCTCGTCGTCGTGGCGCCGCCGGTGTCGCCGCCGTCGGTAGTCTCGTCACCGCCGTCGTCACCGCCGCCGCTGTTGCCCCCGCTGGAACAGCCGGCGAGTCCGACGCCGACGCTCAGCGCGATCCCGCCGTTTTTCAGTACACTCCGCCGTGTGGTTGGCTTCGACTCTCGAGCCATACACGAACGCAACCGACTAACACCTAATAAAGATTGTGTTAATTATCCGTTCGGCTCCGGTTCGGTACGGTGAGTAACCATCTCATACGGACCCCGTTCGGCCGGCTCGCGGCGGCGACCCCCACACCGACAGCGTTTATGTGGATCTCGCTCCGAACGCCGGTATGACCGACGCACGCGACCGGGACGGGGCGACGCCCGCCGAGACGGCACGCGAGGCCGTCCGCGCCGGTATCGCCGCGGCGCGCCCCGAGACGGTACTGGGCGAGGCCGTCGACGTGACCGACGGGCGGCTCCGAGTCGCCGACGAGACGTACGACCTCGACGACTACGAGGAACTGTTCGTCCTCGGGGGCGGCAACGCCGCCGGACGGGCCGCGAGCCACCTCGCCGAATCCCTCGGCGAGGCGCTGGACGGCGGTATCGTCGTCACCGACGACCCCGCGCCGGCCGGGCCGATCGACGTCGTCGCGGGGACGCATCCGGTCCCCGACGAAGCCAACGTCGCTGGCGCGCGCCGGATCCTCGACGCCGCGGCTGACGCCGACGAGGACACGCTCGTTCTGGCGCCGATCACCGGCGGGGGCAGCGCGCTCCTGGCGGCGCCCGTCGACGGCGTCTCGCTCGCCGAACTCCGCGCGCTCACCGAGGCGCTGGTCCGCTCGGGCGCGCCGATCGACCGGATCAACGCCGTCCGCAAGCACGTCTCCGAGGTCAAAGGCGGACGTTTGGCACGCGCGCTCGCGCCGGCGACGACGGTCGGCCTCGTGTTCAGCGACGTCACCTCCGGCGACCCATCGGTCGTCGCCA
This is a stretch of genomic DNA from Halobellus sp. MBLA0158. It encodes these proteins:
- a CDS encoding TRAP transporter large permease is translated as MSEVVLAAFIGILMLLYGIGVPAAYSLGLTVVAIMMLPIGPELNYIVITQRFWAGMNSWVLLAVPFFLMAGRIMNITGITDDMFNFATELVGPVRGGLAQVNVVVSLIFSGMSGSAVADAAGIGSVEYEAMTSNGYAGDDAVGITGASSIIGPIIPPSIPIVVYAVLAQESIGTLFIAGVVPGVLMALAMAATVYYLARTGDWPQEGSYDLSALLESFVKAVPGLITPLIIVGGILAGIFTATEAALVAVVYAIFLGFVYYRSITLSDLFEVSKDTFEDTASIVVIFGFANLYAYWLTLAGIPDLIGGIITGIGAGPTVTMLLLALVLLVLGTFMEGTAVLLIMVPMLVPLYPELGIDPIHFGIVMVVTLMYGLITPPFGLILFVLERVTDESLDEVMRSMLPYYLPLAFVLLLLILLPELALALPRAFGLL
- a CDS encoding AEC family transporter, translating into MASPLGIIVSAIVPILLILAAGFALDRAQDIDPGPLNTLSLFVLTPALVIHSITLTDLGAGTLLRITAGVGAFIFGLLAVSWLYGRATGKEDAVLNTFLLVAVFGNTGALGIPLADFAYGDLGRQTAVLFAAVHGALVFTLGLFIALNSDDEAGATVLKRVLRYPLVYAVGLAIVARAAGVVPPADSALMETLGLVGEASIPVMLLILGIQLSETEYRGALSMTVTPTLFRFGVSPLVGLVVAVALGFQNAVVAEVFVLLTAMPVAVAPVIFVVEFAGDTTVGGVRLPEFVSASVFVTTLASIPIVTVVIALLKSGIVI
- a CDS encoding universal stress protein; translation: MVIVAAVDSGGQAQAVLSEADTLARQFDEPIHVLHVMTRSEAIQEEEDSYTHTDEAVSVDTLRDRAASVASDLIEEHAPSAETEAIGRIGDPADEIVAYADDVEARYIVVSPQQRSQTGKILFGSVAQSVLLNAGCPVVSLRSESV
- a CDS encoding TRAP transporter substrate-binding protein yields the protein MARESKPTTRRSVLKNGGIALSVGVGLAGCSSGGNSGGGDDGGDETTDGGDTGGATTTSGSSAEEFEITFATTQPPENVSVQAAQEHFIDVIEEETDGRITVDLQAATLGGTEDNLDALEAGTVDILHESPTALSQRFATEYSFAGDPFVIEDMEHYHAVTEEFLKPEDGLNGILLDNGIRLGDAFYVGNRCYTSNSPVTSPEDVQGMKLRLPQYETWTTVWDEIGADVTPVAYDELYSALQTGVVDASEGPISQFLAVSLYEVQSHFSVTNHLLDTKHFLYNEEFFQGLSDDDQELITSTAADAVEGMTSDIKSREEELYAQAEEEGTTVVPAEDVDRDAFVEAGQPALEELSESRWAVSISDVQDLA